The Solanum lycopersicum chromosome 9, SLM_r2.1 genome window below encodes:
- the LOC101253724 gene encoding self-incompatibility protein S1-like, translating to MALSFIKIFFLLLLITPNLDLSLAKKCSFFTPKYEIHVINKLRINNPQLRVHCASKDDEIADKYVAIDEDLHWSFCESFVLKTLYFCHFWWGPKNTSITVFDDITFCIHHGKYENLLRYCKWEVREDGFYLEQYNTTAGNKTYFMDHESDWS from the coding sequence ATGGCTCTTTCCTTcatcaaaatctttttcttgttgttattaATCACTCCTAATCTTGACCTTTCACTAGCGAAAAAATGCTCATTTTTTACACCAAAGTACGAGATACATGTTATCAACAAACTTCGAATTAATAACCCACAATTGAGAGTTCATTGCGCGTCAAAGGACGATGAAATTGCAGACAAGTATGTTGCCATAGATGAAGACTTACATTGGTCGTTTTGCGAGTCATTTGTCCTTAAGACTTTATATTTTTGTCACTTTTGGTGGGGTCCAAAGAATACATCTATTACTGTATTTGATGATATCACCTTTTGTATACACCatggaaaatatgaaaatcttCTAAGATATTGTAAATGGGAAGTAAGAGAAGATGGTTTTTATTTGGAACAATATAATACTACTGCTGGGAATAAGACATATTTTATGGATCATGAAAGTGATTGGTCTTAG
- the sph1 gene encoding S-protein homologue precursor produces MTLYFNIFFFLLLITPNLDLSLAENCFILPSYEVHIINKLPTNTSQLQVHCTSKDDETRNAYLNIDEDLHWSFCESFFGNTSFFCNFWWGSMNKSITVFDDPGTCVHSGQYTNYHYSCKWEVRQDGFYLEMFNYKNMTYFMDHISDWS; encoded by the coding sequence ATGACTCTTTAtttcaacatcttttttttcttgttattgaTCACTCCTAATCTTGACCTTTCGCTAGCGGAAAATTGCTTTATTTTACCAAGTTATGAGGTACATATTATCAACAAACTTCCTACTAATACCTCACAATTGCAAGTTCATTGCACGTCAAAGGATGACGAAACTAGAAATGCATATCTTAACATAGATGAAGACTTACATTGGTCATTTTGCGAGTCATTTTTTGGTAATACTTCGTTTTTTTGTAACTTTTGGTGGGGTTCAATGAATAAGTCTATTACAGTGTTTGATGACCCAGGCACTTGTGTTCATAGTGGTCAGTATACAAATTATCATTACTCTTGCAAATGGGAAGTAAGACAAGATGGTTTTTATTTGGAGATGTTTAATTATaagaatatgacatattttatggATCACATTAGTGATTGGTCTTAG